The genomic stretch AAGCGGTAGAAAATTTCGGGACCGGCAAATGGGAAAGGCCGGTCAGGGTATTACTGCTCATCCAGGCATTGGCATGGCGGAGAAAATCAATATCCTGCACCACACTGTCTGCCTGTTGCGCAGATTGCGCCTGCAGCCTGGCGGAGCCAAAGACCCCGCCAAGCAGACAAACGCAATAGATAGTACACTTTATCAGCGATCGATCTGACATGATCAATTGGTTCTTAAAGAAGCTTTGCTACGCATGTGGAAATCGTTGCTGGAATTGTTGGTGTCCTGGTAAACGATCCTGGCGCCTTTTTTTGCAGAAGCTTCTGCATCAATGCCACTGGGATCGGTAGCACCACCCAGGTCAACAGTACCGAGGTTATAGTCATACACCAGCTTACCGGCGTTCTCAGGGATAGCTTCGGTAGCCGCTTTGTCCACATTGCGGTAAATGGAATAGCCCTGACGGTTGGTATGGTATACATAACCGGCATCCAGGGTAGCCGTAAAACGCTTCCTGTTATTGGCGTTCAGTTCATAGGCTTCCACAGCATCAACCACCCATTCTACTGGTACTTTCCTGCTGGCCAGGGCGCCGGTACCGGTTGCAACGGAAACATCATTGGCAAAATCAACAGGCGTCTTTCCTTCGGGTTTGAAGATGAACAGACCAGGGCTGGTAACACTCAGGATCCAGGCATTGGCCGTACCGTATTTAATCGCTTTTACATAGTGGCTGGTAGGAATGGAAGCGGCAGGCGATACATAATAATTGGCATTGTCAAAATCTTCCAGGTCGTACATAGCATAGTACTCCGGGTTATCGAAGTTGATGGACTTGCTGACCGTGAGCGTAGTGTTGACCGCATTGTTCAGCGCAATCACCAGCTGTTTACCGGGCGCCAGGGTCACCTGCTGCTGGAAATACCATACGCTGTTGACGGCAGGGACCCAGCCTTCGTTCTTATAGACCAGCTCGCCGTCTGTACCATAAAAAGCATTGGTACCGGTAGCATTGAAGGGCCCGATAGAAGAAATGCCCAGGTTGGTCAGATCGGCCGGAGAAGCAGAGTTATTGTACAGGATGATGTATTTGTCATACACCCAGGCGCCGGAGCCATCATCTTTGGGCGTGCCGCCCACAAACATTTCCTTGATCACTACCTGCGCAGCCTGGGACTCTTCCAGGGTCAGGCTCTGGATATTGTCGCTCTGCCAGTTACCGGTTACAGTGATATTGGATTGCAGGCCATTGTAAATATAGGAGCGGGTGCCGTCAGAACGGGTGTCTGTAACAGAAAGCTCATAAATGCCTACTGGTACGCCAAAAGTCACTTTACCGCTGGCATCCGTCATGGCGTCATAAGACATGGAAGCCGAACTGATCTTCACCTTTACCCCTTCTGTCACCCCAAACTCAGCATTCTCAGGATATTTCAACTGTACCGTTACTGAAAAAATACCGCTTCCTTTATCGTCCTTTTTACAGGAATAGAACCCGACAACGGTTAGCAGCATTAAATAGAGTAGCTTTTTCATGATCGCTTCTTGCTTTTATTATTAATAATTGGTTTAGATCTTCAGCCTGCAGCTCAGTCCATAATAAAATGCAGGGATATAACTGCTGCCAAACAGGGAGGCATCCGTATTGTTGCTGCTGTTGCGCACCCTGGCCATATTGTTGATAAAATTGATGGCATTGAAGGACACCGATGCCAGTTCCCCGATCTCCTTGGTAATGCCGATATTGGCCGAGTAATAAGCAGAGACCTTATTAGGATTGAAATAATAATCTGTATTGGACTTGATCACCAACCTTGCCAGCTCATTGTAAAGAGTGGGATCATTGTCTTTGGCCCAGAGGAATTTTTCCTGAAAAGGGATCCTGGTATTCATATCGTCCAGGCTGACATAATAGTCCGGGTACAGGCCCACGAAACGGTTACCGCCATAGACCCCCTGCTTGCTGGAAGAAGGCAGGTACTCATCCCTGCTGTCCAGCACAAAACCTCGCTGGCCATTGCTGCGC from Candidatus Pseudobacter hemicellulosilyticus encodes the following:
- a CDS encoding DUF4876 domain-containing protein, which codes for MKKLLYLMLLTVVGFYSCKKDDKGSGIFSVTVQLKYPENAEFGVTEGVKVKISSASMSYDAMTDASGKVTFGVPVGIYELSVTDTRSDGTRSYIYNGLQSNITVTGNWQSDNIQSLTLEESQAAQVVIKEMFVGGTPKDDGSGAWVYDKYIILYNNSASPADLTNLGISSIGPFNATGTNAFYGTDGELVYKNEGWVPAVNSVWYFQQQVTLAPGKQLVIALNNAVNTTLTVSKSINFDNPEYYAMYDLEDFDNANYYVSPAASIPTSHYVKAIKYGTANAWILSVTSPGLFIFKPEGKTPVDFANDVSVATGTGALASRKVPVEWVVDAVEAYELNANNRKRFTATLDAGYVYHTNRQGYSIYRNVDKAATEAIPENAGKLVYDYNLGTVDLGGATDPSGIDAEASAKKGARIVYQDTNNSSNDFHMRSKASLRTN